The Vitis vinifera cultivar Pinot Noir 40024 chromosome 12, ASM3070453v1 genome has a segment encoding these proteins:
- the LOC100242860 gene encoding disease resistance protein RPV1 isoform X3, producing the protein MASSSTSLSVASSSSTHPWKYEVFLSFRGEDTRKNFTDHLHEALRRNGIHAFIDDQLRRGEQISSALLRAIEESRFSIIIFSEHYASSSWCLDELTKILECVKVGGHTAFPVFYNVDPSHVRKQTGSYGVAFTKHEQVYRDNMEKVSKWREALTAVSGLSGWDSRNEHESEFIKEIVSKIWKELNDASSCNMEALVGMDSHIQKMFSLLRIGSDDVRMVGIWGMAGIGKTTIAEAVYQKIRTQFEGCCFLSNVREKSQNNDPAVIQMKLLSQIFEKGNLNTGLLSGGINVIEKTLHSMRVLIVLDDVDCPQQLEVLAGNHNWFGPGSRIIITTREKHLLDEKVEIYIVKELNKDEARKLFYQHAFKYKPPAGDFVQLCDRALNYTKGIPLALKILGRFLYNRSKKEWESELEKLRRIPNNEIQDVLRISFDGLDDNQKDIFLDIACFFKGQDKDYVIKLLKSCDFFPEIGIRNLIDKSLVTISYNKLCMHDLIQKMGWEIVRQESIKDPGKRSRLWVNDDVIDMLTTNTGTEAVEGMVLNLSTLKELHFSVNVFTKMNKLRVLRFYDAQIWGSSWIWRRNDRYKSPYTECKFHLSGDFKFLSNHLRSLYWDGYPLKSLPSNFHPEKLLELKMCFSQLEQLWEGNKSFQKLKFIELSHSQHLIKTPDFSGAPKLRRIILEGCTSLVKVHPSIGALKKLIFLNLEGCKNLKSFLSSIHLESLQILTLSGCSKLKKFPEVQGPMDNFSELSLKGTAIKGLPLSIEYLNGLALLNLEECKSLESLPSCIFKLKSLKTLILSNCSRLKKLPEIGENMESLKELFLDDTGLRELPSSIEHLNGLVLLKLKNCKRLASLPESFCKLTSLQTLTLSGCSELKKLPDDMGSLQCLLKLKANGSGIQEVPTSITLLTKLQVLSLAGCKGGGSKSKNLALSLRASPTDGLRLSSLTVLHSLKKLNLSDCNLLEGALPSDLSSLSWLECLDLSRNSFITVPSLSRLPRLERLILEHCKSLRSLPELPSSVEELLANDCTSLETISNPSSAYAWRNSGHLYSEFCNCFRLVENEQSDNVEAILRGIRLVASIPNSVAPSDIQRDLSIVYDAVVPGSSIPEWFTHQSERCSVTVELPPHWCNTRLMGLAVCVVFHANIGMARASIT; encoded by the exons ATGGCTTCTTCTTCAACCAGTCTCTCAGTAGCTTCTTCCTCTTCCACCCATCCATGGAAGTATGAAGTCTTCCTTAGTTTCAGAGGAGAAGACACCCGCAAAAACTTTACTGATCATCTTCACGAGGCGCTTCGTCGAAATGGAATCCACGCTTTCATAGATGACCAACTCAGGAGAGGCGAACAAATATCTTCAGCACTCCTAAGGGCAATTGAAGAATCAAGGTTTTCCATCATCATTTTCTCCGAACACTATGCTTCTTCAAGTTGGTGTTTGGATGAACTTACAAAGATTCTTGAGTGTGTCAAAGTTGGGGGACATACGGCTTTTCCGGTTTTCTATAATGTGGATCCCTCTCATGTAAGAAAACAAACAGGGAGTTATGGAGTAGCATTTACAAAGCATGAACAAGTTTACAGGGACAACATGGAGAAAGTGAGCAAGTGGAGAGAAGCTCTAACTGCGGTATCCGGACTTTCTGGATGGGATTCACGAAATGA ACATGAATCCGAGTTTATTAAGGAAATTGTTTCCAAGATCTGGAAAGAACTGAATGATGCATCCTCATGCAACATGGAGGCTCTAGTTGGAATGGATTCTCATATACAgaaaatgttttcattattaCGTATTGGGTCAGATGATGTTCGGATGGTAGGAATTTGGGGCATGGCTGGCATAGGTAAGACTACCATTGCGGAGGCTGTTTATCAGAAAATTCGCACTCAATTTGAAGGTTGTTGCTTTCTTTCAAATGTTAGAGAAAAATCACAAAACAATGATCCAGCTGTTATACAAATGAAACTCCTTTCACAAATTTTTGAGAAAGGAAATCTAAATACAGGACTTCTCAGTGGAGGAATCAACGTTATAGAAAAAACACTTCACTCCATGAGAGTCCTTATTGTTCTTGATGATGTGGATTGCCCACAACAATTGGAGGTTTTAGCTGGAAATCATAACTGGTTTGGTCCAGGAAGTCGAATTATCATCACAACCAGAGAAAAGCATTTGCTAGATGAGAAAGTGGAAATATATATAGTTAAGGAATTAAACAAAGATGAAGCTCGTAAGCTCTTTTATCAGCATGCCTTTAAATATAAACCTCCTGCAGGAGATTTTGTACAACTATGTGACCGTGCCCTAAATTATACAAAGGGCATTCCCTTAGCCCTTAAAATCTTGGGTCGTTTTTTATACAATAGAAGCAAAAAGGAATGGGAGAGTGAATTGGAAAAACTTAGAAGAATTCCAAACAATGAGATTCAAGATGTGCTGAGAATAAGTTTTGATGGATTAGATGATAATCAAAAGGATATATTTCTCGACATCGCATGCTTCTTTAAAGGGCAAGACAAAGATTATGTCATAAAACTACTGAAAAGTTGTGATTTCTTTCCAGAAATTGGAATACGTAATCTTATAGATAAGTCTCTCGTAACTATTTCATATAATAAGTTGTGCATGCATGATTTGATACAAAAAATGGGATGGGAAATTGTTCGGCAAGAATCTATTAAAGACCCCGGCAAACGCAGCAGGTTGTGGGTTAATGATGATGTCATTGATATGCTAACAACAAATACA GGGACTGAAGCAGTTGAAGGCATGGTCCTTAACTTGTCTACTTTGAAAGAGCTACACTTCAGTGTTAATGTCTTCACAAAGATGAACAAATTAAGAGTGCTCAGATTCTATGATGCACAAATATGGGGAAGTTCTTGGATATGGAGACGCAATGATCGCTATAAAAGTCCATACACTGAATGTAAATTCCATCTTTCTGGGGATTTTAAATTTCTATCCAACCACTTAAGATCTCTCTACTGGGATGGATACCCTTTGAAGTCCCTTCCATCAAATTTTCATCCTGAGAAGCTTCTCGAGTTAAAAATGTGCTTTAGTCAGCTTGAACAACTATGGGAAGGAAACAAG TCATTTCAGAAGTTAAAGTTCATCGAACTTAGCCACTCTCAACATCTAATCAAAACACCAGACTTCTCTGGAGCTCCAAAGCTCAGGAGAATAATTCTTGAAGGTTGTACAAGTTTAGTCAAGGTTCACCCATCCATTGGAGCTCTCAAGAAGCTTATTTTCCTGAATTTAGAAGGCTGCAAGAACCTCAAGAGTTTCTTGAGCAGCATCCATCTGGAGTCTCTTCAAATTCTTACTCTCTCTGGCTGCTCAAAACTGAAGAAATTTCCAGAGGTCCAGGGACCCATGGATAATTTCTCAGAGCTTTCTTTAAAAGGGACTGCTATAAAAGGATTGCCATTGTCCATTGAATATCTGAATGGACTTGCTTTATTAAATCTGGAAGAGTGCAAAAGCCTTGAGTCATTACCGAGCTGCATTTTTAAGTTGAAGTCCCTGAAAACTCTTATTCTTTCAAACTGCTCCAGACTGAAGAAGCTTCCAGAGATAGGGGAAAATATGGAGAGTTTGAAAGAGCTTTTTCTAGATGACACTGGTCTAAGAGAGCTACCTTCATCAATTGAGCATCTAAATGGGCTTGTTTTGTTGAAGctgaaaaattgtaaaagacTTGCAAGTCTTCCAGAAAGCTTTTGTAAGCTGACGTCTCTTCAGACTCTTACTCTCTCTGGTTGTTCAGAACTGAAGAAATTGCCAGATGACATGGGGAGCCTACAATGTTTATTAAAGctcaaagcaaatggaagtGGTATACAAGAGGTACCCACCTCTATTACTCTTTTGACAAAGCTTCAAGTATTATCATTAGCAGGATGTAAAGGGGGGGGATCTAAGTCAAAGAATCTGGCTTTATCTTTGCGCGCATCACCAACAGATGGATTGCGACTGTCTTCTTTGACGGTTCTACACTCCTTGAAAAAGTTGAATTTAAGTGACTGCAACCTACTGGAAGGAGCACTACCCAGTGATCTTAGCTCCTTATCTTGGTTGGAATGTTTAGATCTGAGTAGAAACAGTTTCATCACCGTGCCTAGCCTCAGTCGACTTCCTCGACTCGAAAGGCTCATATTGGAACACTGCAAGAGTCTTCGATCTTTGCCAGAGCTTCCATCAAGTGTTGAAGAATTATTGGCCAATGATTGCACATCCCTGGAAACCATTTCAAATCCATCAAGTGCATATGCATGGAGGAACTCCGGACATTTATACTCTGAATTTTGTAATTGCTTCCGACTAGTGGAGAATGAGCAGAGTGACAATGTGGAAGCTATCTTACGGGGAATTCGGCTTGTTGCATCAATACCGAACTCTGTGGCTCCAAGTGATATTCAG CGGGATCTATCTATTGTCTATGACGCTGTTGTTCCTGGGAGTAGCATTCCAGAGTGGTTCACCCATCAGAGCGAGAGGTGTTCAGTAACTGTAGAGCTGCCTCCACATTGGTGTAATACCAGGTTGATGGGATTGGCTGTTTGTGTTGTTTTCCACGCAAACATCGGCATGG CTCGAGCATCGATCACCTGA
- the LOC100242860 gene encoding disease resistance protein RPV1 isoform X1: MASSSTSLSVASSSSTHPWKYEVFLSFRGEDTRKNFTDHLHEALRRNGIHAFIDDQLRRGEQISSALLRAIEESRFSIIIFSEHYASSSWCLDELTKILECVKVGGHTAFPVFYNVDPSHVRKQTGSYGVAFTKHEQVYRDNMEKVSKWREALTAVSGLSGWDSRNEHESEFIKEIVSKIWKELNDASSCNMEALVGMDSHIQKMFSLLRIGSDDVRMVGIWGMAGIGKTTIAEAVYQKIRTQFEGCCFLSNVREKSQNNDPAVIQMKLLSQIFEKGNLNTGLLSGGINVIEKTLHSMRVLIVLDDVDCPQQLEVLAGNHNWFGPGSRIIITTREKHLLDEKVEIYIVKELNKDEARKLFYQHAFKYKPPAGDFVQLCDRALNYTKGIPLALKILGRFLYNRSKKEWESELEKLRRIPNNEIQDVLRISFDGLDDNQKDIFLDIACFFKGQDKDYVIKLLKSCDFFPEIGIRNLIDKSLVTISYNKLCMHDLIQKMGWEIVRQESIKDPGKRSRLWVNDDVIDMLTTNTGTEAVEGMVLNLSTLKELHFSVNVFTKMNKLRVLRFYDAQIWGSSWIWRRNDRYKSPYTECKFHLSGDFKFLSNHLRSLYWDGYPLKSLPSNFHPEKLLELKMCFSQLEQLWEGNKSFQKLKFIELSHSQHLIKTPDFSGAPKLRRIILEGCTSLVKVHPSIGALKKLIFLNLEGCKNLKSFLSSIHLESLQILTLSGCSKLKKFPEVQGPMDNFSELSLKGTAIKGLPLSIEYLNGLALLNLEECKSLESLPSCIFKLKSLKTLILSNCSRLKKLPEIGENMESLKELFLDDTGLRELPSSIEHLNGLVLLKLKNCKRLASLPESFCKLTSLQTLTLSGCSELKKLPDDMGSLQCLLKLKANGSGIQEVPTSITLLTKLQVLSLAGCKGGGSKSKNLALSLRASPTDGLRLSSLTVLHSLKKLNLSDCNLLEGALPSDLSSLSWLECLDLSRNSFITVPSLSRLPRLERLILEHCKSLRSLPELPSSVEELLANDCTSLETISNPSSAYAWRNSGHLYSEFCNCFRLVENEQSDNVEAILRGIRLVASIPNSVAPSDIQRDLSIVYDAVVPGSSIPEWFTHQSERCSVTVELPPHWCNTRLMGLAVCVVFHANIGMGKFGRSAYFSMNESGGFSLHNTVSMHFSKADHIWFGYRPLFGDVFSSSIDHLKVSFAGSNRAGEVVKKCGVRLVFEQDEPCGREEEMNHVLEGEGDYKWMGTFATPRHRLQVLVEACRSSLQT; encoded by the exons ATGGCTTCTTCTTCAACCAGTCTCTCAGTAGCTTCTTCCTCTTCCACCCATCCATGGAAGTATGAAGTCTTCCTTAGTTTCAGAGGAGAAGACACCCGCAAAAACTTTACTGATCATCTTCACGAGGCGCTTCGTCGAAATGGAATCCACGCTTTCATAGATGACCAACTCAGGAGAGGCGAACAAATATCTTCAGCACTCCTAAGGGCAATTGAAGAATCAAGGTTTTCCATCATCATTTTCTCCGAACACTATGCTTCTTCAAGTTGGTGTTTGGATGAACTTACAAAGATTCTTGAGTGTGTCAAAGTTGGGGGACATACGGCTTTTCCGGTTTTCTATAATGTGGATCCCTCTCATGTAAGAAAACAAACAGGGAGTTATGGAGTAGCATTTACAAAGCATGAACAAGTTTACAGGGACAACATGGAGAAAGTGAGCAAGTGGAGAGAAGCTCTAACTGCGGTATCCGGACTTTCTGGATGGGATTCACGAAATGA ACATGAATCCGAGTTTATTAAGGAAATTGTTTCCAAGATCTGGAAAGAACTGAATGATGCATCCTCATGCAACATGGAGGCTCTAGTTGGAATGGATTCTCATATACAgaaaatgttttcattattaCGTATTGGGTCAGATGATGTTCGGATGGTAGGAATTTGGGGCATGGCTGGCATAGGTAAGACTACCATTGCGGAGGCTGTTTATCAGAAAATTCGCACTCAATTTGAAGGTTGTTGCTTTCTTTCAAATGTTAGAGAAAAATCACAAAACAATGATCCAGCTGTTATACAAATGAAACTCCTTTCACAAATTTTTGAGAAAGGAAATCTAAATACAGGACTTCTCAGTGGAGGAATCAACGTTATAGAAAAAACACTTCACTCCATGAGAGTCCTTATTGTTCTTGATGATGTGGATTGCCCACAACAATTGGAGGTTTTAGCTGGAAATCATAACTGGTTTGGTCCAGGAAGTCGAATTATCATCACAACCAGAGAAAAGCATTTGCTAGATGAGAAAGTGGAAATATATATAGTTAAGGAATTAAACAAAGATGAAGCTCGTAAGCTCTTTTATCAGCATGCCTTTAAATATAAACCTCCTGCAGGAGATTTTGTACAACTATGTGACCGTGCCCTAAATTATACAAAGGGCATTCCCTTAGCCCTTAAAATCTTGGGTCGTTTTTTATACAATAGAAGCAAAAAGGAATGGGAGAGTGAATTGGAAAAACTTAGAAGAATTCCAAACAATGAGATTCAAGATGTGCTGAGAATAAGTTTTGATGGATTAGATGATAATCAAAAGGATATATTTCTCGACATCGCATGCTTCTTTAAAGGGCAAGACAAAGATTATGTCATAAAACTACTGAAAAGTTGTGATTTCTTTCCAGAAATTGGAATACGTAATCTTATAGATAAGTCTCTCGTAACTATTTCATATAATAAGTTGTGCATGCATGATTTGATACAAAAAATGGGATGGGAAATTGTTCGGCAAGAATCTATTAAAGACCCCGGCAAACGCAGCAGGTTGTGGGTTAATGATGATGTCATTGATATGCTAACAACAAATACA GGGACTGAAGCAGTTGAAGGCATGGTCCTTAACTTGTCTACTTTGAAAGAGCTACACTTCAGTGTTAATGTCTTCACAAAGATGAACAAATTAAGAGTGCTCAGATTCTATGATGCACAAATATGGGGAAGTTCTTGGATATGGAGACGCAATGATCGCTATAAAAGTCCATACACTGAATGTAAATTCCATCTTTCTGGGGATTTTAAATTTCTATCCAACCACTTAAGATCTCTCTACTGGGATGGATACCCTTTGAAGTCCCTTCCATCAAATTTTCATCCTGAGAAGCTTCTCGAGTTAAAAATGTGCTTTAGTCAGCTTGAACAACTATGGGAAGGAAACAAG TCATTTCAGAAGTTAAAGTTCATCGAACTTAGCCACTCTCAACATCTAATCAAAACACCAGACTTCTCTGGAGCTCCAAAGCTCAGGAGAATAATTCTTGAAGGTTGTACAAGTTTAGTCAAGGTTCACCCATCCATTGGAGCTCTCAAGAAGCTTATTTTCCTGAATTTAGAAGGCTGCAAGAACCTCAAGAGTTTCTTGAGCAGCATCCATCTGGAGTCTCTTCAAATTCTTACTCTCTCTGGCTGCTCAAAACTGAAGAAATTTCCAGAGGTCCAGGGACCCATGGATAATTTCTCAGAGCTTTCTTTAAAAGGGACTGCTATAAAAGGATTGCCATTGTCCATTGAATATCTGAATGGACTTGCTTTATTAAATCTGGAAGAGTGCAAAAGCCTTGAGTCATTACCGAGCTGCATTTTTAAGTTGAAGTCCCTGAAAACTCTTATTCTTTCAAACTGCTCCAGACTGAAGAAGCTTCCAGAGATAGGGGAAAATATGGAGAGTTTGAAAGAGCTTTTTCTAGATGACACTGGTCTAAGAGAGCTACCTTCATCAATTGAGCATCTAAATGGGCTTGTTTTGTTGAAGctgaaaaattgtaaaagacTTGCAAGTCTTCCAGAAAGCTTTTGTAAGCTGACGTCTCTTCAGACTCTTACTCTCTCTGGTTGTTCAGAACTGAAGAAATTGCCAGATGACATGGGGAGCCTACAATGTTTATTAAAGctcaaagcaaatggaagtGGTATACAAGAGGTACCCACCTCTATTACTCTTTTGACAAAGCTTCAAGTATTATCATTAGCAGGATGTAAAGGGGGGGGATCTAAGTCAAAGAATCTGGCTTTATCTTTGCGCGCATCACCAACAGATGGATTGCGACTGTCTTCTTTGACGGTTCTACACTCCTTGAAAAAGTTGAATTTAAGTGACTGCAACCTACTGGAAGGAGCACTACCCAGTGATCTTAGCTCCTTATCTTGGTTGGAATGTTTAGATCTGAGTAGAAACAGTTTCATCACCGTGCCTAGCCTCAGTCGACTTCCTCGACTCGAAAGGCTCATATTGGAACACTGCAAGAGTCTTCGATCTTTGCCAGAGCTTCCATCAAGTGTTGAAGAATTATTGGCCAATGATTGCACATCCCTGGAAACCATTTCAAATCCATCAAGTGCATATGCATGGAGGAACTCCGGACATTTATACTCTGAATTTTGTAATTGCTTCCGACTAGTGGAGAATGAGCAGAGTGACAATGTGGAAGCTATCTTACGGGGAATTCGGCTTGTTGCATCAATACCGAACTCTGTGGCTCCAAGTGATATTCAG CGGGATCTATCTATTGTCTATGACGCTGTTGTTCCTGGGAGTAGCATTCCAGAGTGGTTCACCCATCAGAGCGAGAGGTGTTCAGTAACTGTAGAGCTGCCTCCACATTGGTGTAATACCAGGTTGATGGGATTGGCTGTTTGTGTTGTTTTCCACGCAAACATCGGCATGGGTAAGTTCGGCCGTTCTGCATATTTTAGTATGAACGAATCTGGCGGCTTCTCTCTCCACAACACGGTTTCCATGCATTTTTCAAAAGCTGACCACATCTGGTTTGGGTATCGACCCCTTTTTGGAGACGTTTTCAGCTCGAGCATCGATCACCTGAAGGTTTCCTTTGCTGGATCCAATCGTGCCGGCGAAGTGGTGAAAAAGTGTGGGGTTCGTCTGGTATTTGAGCAAGATGAACCATGTGGCCGGGAGGAGGAGATGAACCAT GTACTTGAAGGTGAAGGTGATTATAAGTGGATGGGCACATTTGCAACTCCGAG
- the LOC100242860 gene encoding disease resistance protein RPV1 isoform X2, with protein MASSSTSLSVASSSSTHPWKYEVFLSFRGEDTRKNFTDHLHEALRRNGIHAFIDDQLRRGEQISSALLRAIEESRFSIIIFSEHYASSSWCLDELTKILECVKVGGHTAFPVFYNVDPSHVRKQTGSYGVAFTKHEQVYRDNMEKVSKWREALTAVSGLSGWDSRNEHESEFIKEIVSKIWKELNDASSCNMEALVGMDSHIQKMFSLLRIGSDDVRMVGIWGMAGIGKTTIAEAVYQKIRTQFEGCCFLSNVREKSQNNDPAVIQMKLLSQIFEKGNLNTGLLSGGINVIEKTLHSMRVLIVLDDVDCPQQLEVLAGNHNWFGPGSRIIITTREKHLLDEKVEIYIVKELNKDEARKLFYQHAFKYKPPAGDFVQLCDRALNYTKGIPLALKILGRFLYNRSKKEWESELEKLRRIPNNEIQDVLRISFDGLDDNQKDIFLDIACFFKGQDKDYVIKLLKSCDFFPEIGIRNLIDKSLVTISYNKLCMHDLIQKMGWEIVRQESIKDPGKRSRLWVNDDVIDMLTTNTGTEAVEGMVLNLSTLKELHFSVNVFTKMNKLRVLRFYDAQIWGSSWIWRRNDRYKSPYTECKFHLSGDFKFLSNHLRSLYWDGYPLKSLPSNFHPEKLLELKMCFSQLEQLWEGNKSFQKLKFIELSHSQHLIKTPDFSGAPKLRRIILEGCTSLVKVHPSIGALKKLIFLNLEGCKNLKSFLSSIHLESLQILTLSGCSKLKKFPEVQGPMDNFSELSLKGTAIKGLPLSIEYLNGLALLNLEECKSLESLPSCIFKLKSLKTLILSNCSRLKKLPEIGENMESLKELFLDDTGLRELPSSIEHLNGLVLLKLKNCKRLASLPESFCKLTSLQTLTLSGCSELKKLPDDMGSLQCLLKLKANGSGIQEVPTSITLLTKLQVLSLAGCKGGGSKSKNLALSLRASPTDGLRLSSLTVLHSLKKLNLSDCNLLEGALPSDLSSLSWLECLDLSRNSFITVPSLSRLPRLERLILEHCKSLRSLPELPSSVEELLANDCTSLETISNPSSAYAWRNSGHLYSEFCNCFRLVENEQSDNVEAILRGIRLVASIPNSVAPSDIQRDLSIVYDAVVPGSSIPEWFTHQSERCSVTVELPPHWCNTRLMGLAVCVVFHANIGMGKFGRSAYFSMNESGGFSLHNTVSMHFSKADHIWFGYRPLFGDVFSSSIDHLKVSFAGSNRAGEVVKKCGVRLVFEQDEPCGREEEMNHVLEGEGDYKWMGTFATPRNVKTQVAGPSRGLQK; from the exons ATGGCTTCTTCTTCAACCAGTCTCTCAGTAGCTTCTTCCTCTTCCACCCATCCATGGAAGTATGAAGTCTTCCTTAGTTTCAGAGGAGAAGACACCCGCAAAAACTTTACTGATCATCTTCACGAGGCGCTTCGTCGAAATGGAATCCACGCTTTCATAGATGACCAACTCAGGAGAGGCGAACAAATATCTTCAGCACTCCTAAGGGCAATTGAAGAATCAAGGTTTTCCATCATCATTTTCTCCGAACACTATGCTTCTTCAAGTTGGTGTTTGGATGAACTTACAAAGATTCTTGAGTGTGTCAAAGTTGGGGGACATACGGCTTTTCCGGTTTTCTATAATGTGGATCCCTCTCATGTAAGAAAACAAACAGGGAGTTATGGAGTAGCATTTACAAAGCATGAACAAGTTTACAGGGACAACATGGAGAAAGTGAGCAAGTGGAGAGAAGCTCTAACTGCGGTATCCGGACTTTCTGGATGGGATTCACGAAATGA ACATGAATCCGAGTTTATTAAGGAAATTGTTTCCAAGATCTGGAAAGAACTGAATGATGCATCCTCATGCAACATGGAGGCTCTAGTTGGAATGGATTCTCATATACAgaaaatgttttcattattaCGTATTGGGTCAGATGATGTTCGGATGGTAGGAATTTGGGGCATGGCTGGCATAGGTAAGACTACCATTGCGGAGGCTGTTTATCAGAAAATTCGCACTCAATTTGAAGGTTGTTGCTTTCTTTCAAATGTTAGAGAAAAATCACAAAACAATGATCCAGCTGTTATACAAATGAAACTCCTTTCACAAATTTTTGAGAAAGGAAATCTAAATACAGGACTTCTCAGTGGAGGAATCAACGTTATAGAAAAAACACTTCACTCCATGAGAGTCCTTATTGTTCTTGATGATGTGGATTGCCCACAACAATTGGAGGTTTTAGCTGGAAATCATAACTGGTTTGGTCCAGGAAGTCGAATTATCATCACAACCAGAGAAAAGCATTTGCTAGATGAGAAAGTGGAAATATATATAGTTAAGGAATTAAACAAAGATGAAGCTCGTAAGCTCTTTTATCAGCATGCCTTTAAATATAAACCTCCTGCAGGAGATTTTGTACAACTATGTGACCGTGCCCTAAATTATACAAAGGGCATTCCCTTAGCCCTTAAAATCTTGGGTCGTTTTTTATACAATAGAAGCAAAAAGGAATGGGAGAGTGAATTGGAAAAACTTAGAAGAATTCCAAACAATGAGATTCAAGATGTGCTGAGAATAAGTTTTGATGGATTAGATGATAATCAAAAGGATATATTTCTCGACATCGCATGCTTCTTTAAAGGGCAAGACAAAGATTATGTCATAAAACTACTGAAAAGTTGTGATTTCTTTCCAGAAATTGGAATACGTAATCTTATAGATAAGTCTCTCGTAACTATTTCATATAATAAGTTGTGCATGCATGATTTGATACAAAAAATGGGATGGGAAATTGTTCGGCAAGAATCTATTAAAGACCCCGGCAAACGCAGCAGGTTGTGGGTTAATGATGATGTCATTGATATGCTAACAACAAATACA GGGACTGAAGCAGTTGAAGGCATGGTCCTTAACTTGTCTACTTTGAAAGAGCTACACTTCAGTGTTAATGTCTTCACAAAGATGAACAAATTAAGAGTGCTCAGATTCTATGATGCACAAATATGGGGAAGTTCTTGGATATGGAGACGCAATGATCGCTATAAAAGTCCATACACTGAATGTAAATTCCATCTTTCTGGGGATTTTAAATTTCTATCCAACCACTTAAGATCTCTCTACTGGGATGGATACCCTTTGAAGTCCCTTCCATCAAATTTTCATCCTGAGAAGCTTCTCGAGTTAAAAATGTGCTTTAGTCAGCTTGAACAACTATGGGAAGGAAACAAG TCATTTCAGAAGTTAAAGTTCATCGAACTTAGCCACTCTCAACATCTAATCAAAACACCAGACTTCTCTGGAGCTCCAAAGCTCAGGAGAATAATTCTTGAAGGTTGTACAAGTTTAGTCAAGGTTCACCCATCCATTGGAGCTCTCAAGAAGCTTATTTTCCTGAATTTAGAAGGCTGCAAGAACCTCAAGAGTTTCTTGAGCAGCATCCATCTGGAGTCTCTTCAAATTCTTACTCTCTCTGGCTGCTCAAAACTGAAGAAATTTCCAGAGGTCCAGGGACCCATGGATAATTTCTCAGAGCTTTCTTTAAAAGGGACTGCTATAAAAGGATTGCCATTGTCCATTGAATATCTGAATGGACTTGCTTTATTAAATCTGGAAGAGTGCAAAAGCCTTGAGTCATTACCGAGCTGCATTTTTAAGTTGAAGTCCCTGAAAACTCTTATTCTTTCAAACTGCTCCAGACTGAAGAAGCTTCCAGAGATAGGGGAAAATATGGAGAGTTTGAAAGAGCTTTTTCTAGATGACACTGGTCTAAGAGAGCTACCTTCATCAATTGAGCATCTAAATGGGCTTGTTTTGTTGAAGctgaaaaattgtaaaagacTTGCAAGTCTTCCAGAAAGCTTTTGTAAGCTGACGTCTCTTCAGACTCTTACTCTCTCTGGTTGTTCAGAACTGAAGAAATTGCCAGATGACATGGGGAGCCTACAATGTTTATTAAAGctcaaagcaaatggaagtGGTATACAAGAGGTACCCACCTCTATTACTCTTTTGACAAAGCTTCAAGTATTATCATTAGCAGGATGTAAAGGGGGGGGATCTAAGTCAAAGAATCTGGCTTTATCTTTGCGCGCATCACCAACAGATGGATTGCGACTGTCTTCTTTGACGGTTCTACACTCCTTGAAAAAGTTGAATTTAAGTGACTGCAACCTACTGGAAGGAGCACTACCCAGTGATCTTAGCTCCTTATCTTGGTTGGAATGTTTAGATCTGAGTAGAAACAGTTTCATCACCGTGCCTAGCCTCAGTCGACTTCCTCGACTCGAAAGGCTCATATTGGAACACTGCAAGAGTCTTCGATCTTTGCCAGAGCTTCCATCAAGTGTTGAAGAATTATTGGCCAATGATTGCACATCCCTGGAAACCATTTCAAATCCATCAAGTGCATATGCATGGAGGAACTCCGGACATTTATACTCTGAATTTTGTAATTGCTTCCGACTAGTGGAGAATGAGCAGAGTGACAATGTGGAAGCTATCTTACGGGGAATTCGGCTTGTTGCATCAATACCGAACTCTGTGGCTCCAAGTGATATTCAG CGGGATCTATCTATTGTCTATGACGCTGTTGTTCCTGGGAGTAGCATTCCAGAGTGGTTCACCCATCAGAGCGAGAGGTGTTCAGTAACTGTAGAGCTGCCTCCACATTGGTGTAATACCAGGTTGATGGGATTGGCTGTTTGTGTTGTTTTCCACGCAAACATCGGCATGGGTAAGTTCGGCCGTTCTGCATATTTTAGTATGAACGAATCTGGCGGCTTCTCTCTCCACAACACGGTTTCCATGCATTTTTCAAAAGCTGACCACATCTGGTTTGGGTATCGACCCCTTTTTGGAGACGTTTTCAGCTCGAGCATCGATCACCTGAAGGTTTCCTTTGCTGGATCCAATCGTGCCGGCGAAGTGGTGAAAAAGTGTGGGGTTCGTCTGGTATTTGAGCAAGATGAACCATGTGGCCGGGAGGAGGAGATGAACCAT GTACTTGAAGGTGAAGGTGATTATAAGTGGATGGGCACATTTGCAACTCCGAG